The Anolis carolinensis isolate JA03-04 chromosome 1, rAnoCar3.1.pri, whole genome shotgun sequence genome window below encodes:
- the LOC107983309 gene encoding disintegrin and metalloproteinase domain-containing protein 21: protein MRQQRMYFMGLLPLSGKTANALSWLLMIFLRNFLTETAGQTPPRGFRYASYEVTIPRKLTPRYGQRQHRDATYFLQIEGESYFLYLRQKRGLVPKHFPVFTYKEEGDLQVDHPFIRDNCFYHGVVQGKPSSLVTLSTCLGGLRGILRLKNETYEIEPVPASDTFQHVVYRLEEEEEEAIHMMCGLTEEEQKHQEAMMWNRENGVAEHDFNKNWWTHTRYVKVAVVVEHERFVKFDKNETLTTLHILNVIHTANSLYDPLPLRLSLAGLEIWSTKNLIEIADTINDTLLSFTRWRRDSLVQRLQNDAGHLFVYKRFGTIHGLAYLGTICDKHWGSAVESYMTSSLFHFSNTFAHELGHVLGMKHDKKYCNCDRDACIMSAVQAPTDQFSNCSYNYYFKLKNSFCLLSPPDSEKKDKIKYCGNKVVEKGEQCDCGSKAECESDPCCQFNCTFYSGASCAFGQCCANCQYLQAGSICREKTSICDLPEYCSGTSVWCPEDVYVQDGTPCYDNTFCYHGKCSTHKEQCKMIFGNKARVASESCFRDVNAQGDRFGNCGRTYGTYNKCDTRNILCGRIQCDNVDEISFSEKHHTIIQSSSLNGQCWGIAYHNGMDSADIGAVRDGTPCGTNMICIDGKCVSISLLMYDCNVTKCNNRGVCNTYKHCHCDYGWSPPNCLYKGYGGSTDSGPAPLQKRIIKFSRTQIIIGIIFLIFCVASWVGAAVYHSRGG, encoded by the coding sequence ATGAGACAACAGAGGATGTACTTCATGGGACTTCTTCCTCTGTCTGGTAAAACCGCAAATGCTCTATCTTGGCTGCTTATGATATTCTTGAGGAATTTTCTGACAGAGACTGCAGGGCAGACACCACCAAGAGGCTTTAGATATGCCTCTTACGAAGTAACCATCCCAAGGAAGCTGACTCCCAGATATGGACAGCGCCAGCACAGAGATGCTACCTACTTTTTGCAAATTGAAGGGGAAAGCTACTTTCTGTATCTCAGGCAGAAAAGGGGCTTGGTCCCTAAACATTTTCCTGTCTTCACTTACAAAGAGGAAGGGGATCTCCAGGTGGACCATCCATTCATCAGAGACAACTGCTTCTACCATGGTGTTGTGCAGGGTAAGCCTTCTTCTCTGGTCACACTCAGCACTTGTTTAGGAGGACTCAGAGGTATCTTGAGattaaaaaatgaaacatatGAAATTGAACCTGTTCCAGCATCTGACACCTTTCAACATGTGGTTTATcgcttggaagaagaagaagaagaagctatcCATATGATGTGTGGGCTGACAGAGGAAGAGCAAAAACATCAAGAGGCTATGATGTGGAACAGAGAGAATGGAGTAGCAGAACATGATTTCAACAAAAACTGGTGGACACACACTAGGTATGTGAAGGTGGCAGTTGTGGTGGAACATGAACGATTTGTGAAGTTTGACAAAAATGAAACACTTACTACTCTACACATTCTGAATGTTATCCATACTGCAAATTCTCTGTATGACCCACTTCCTCTTCGATTGTCTCTAGCTGGGCTTGAGATCTGGTCCACCAAGAATCTCATAGAAATTGCTGACACCATTAATGACACACTATTGTCATTTACACGCTGGAGAAGAGACTCCCTTGTTCAACGGCTACAGAATGATGCTGGTCACTTATTTGTATACAAGAGGTTTGGAACTATACATGGACTGGCATATCTAGGAACAATTTGTGATAAGCATTGGGGAtctgctgtggaatcatacatgacttccagtttatttcatttttctaatACATTTGCTCATGAATTAGGTCATGTTCTTGGTATGAAACATGATAAGAAGTACTGTAATTGTGATCGAGATGCCTGTATTATGTCTGCAGTTCAAGCACCTACTGATCAATTTAGCAATTgcagttataattattatttcaaactaaaaaattctttttgtttgttaagtccaccagactctgaaaaaaaagataaaataaaatactgtggCAACAAAGTGGTGGAAAAAGGTGAGCAATGTGACTGTGGTTCAAAAGCTGAATGTGAGTCAGATCCATGTTGCCAATTTAATTGTACTTTCTATTCTGGTGCCAGTTGTGCTTTTGGACAATGCTGTGCCAACTGCCAGTATCTCCAAGCTGGATCCATTTGCCGAGAAAAAACTAGCATCTGTGACCTTCCTGAGTACTGCAGTGGAACTTCAGTATGGTGTCCTGAAGATGTTTATGTACAAGATGGTACCCCATGCTATGACAATACATTTTGTTATCATGGAAAGTGCAGCACTCATAAAGAACAATGTAAAATGATCTTTGGCAACAAGGCAAGAGTTGCTTCAGAAAGTTGTTTCAGAGACGTTAACGCTCAAGGTGATCGCTTTGGTAACTGCGGACGTACATATGGAACTTATAATAAATGTGATACTAGGAATATCCTGTGTGGCCGAATCCAGTGTGATAATGTGGATGAAATATCTTTTTCGGAGAAGCACCATACCATAATTCAGTCATCTTCTCTCAATGGTCAATGTTGGGGTATAGCTTACCACAATGGAATGGACTCAGCTGACATTGGAGCAGTGCGGGATGGCACTCCTTGTGGCACTAACATGATATGTATTGATGGGAAATGTGTGAGTATCTCCCTCTTAATGTATGACTGTAATGTCACGAAGTGCAACAATCGGGGAGTATGCAACACTTATAAACACTGCCATTGTGATTATGGCTGGTCCCCTCCAAACTGTCTATATAAAGGATATGGTGGTAGTACTGATAGCGGACCTGCTCCATTACAGAAGCGTATCATCAAATTTAGTAGAACACAAATTATTATAggaataatatttcttattttctgTGTTGCTTCTTGGGTTGGTGCAGCTGTCTATCATTCAAGAGGAGGATGA
- the LOC100555094 gene encoding disintegrin and metalloproteinase domain-containing protein 20-like, giving the protein MLNKSSQLLLILWNVLNEMESQTPPQGFRYASYEVTIPRKVMPRYGQQEALEVTYHLQIEGRGHMVHLRQKKSFAPKNIPVLTYSKQGELQVDYPFIRNNCFYQGYIKGKLSSLAAISTCSGGLRGLFQLENNTYEIEPVQASPNFQHVVYRLEEKEGDVKMKCGVTEEEQNHQESMMPNTENELTKSNSRSDWWAHTRYVKVAIVIEHERYLKFDKNETVIGIQVLDIVHIADAFYEPLSVKVSVAGLEIWTEKNLIYIADSIMKTFNSFAIWRRNSLSKRLENDAAHLFVYKYFGRTLGLAPIGTICDKTGASAVASYVDYTLLYFSVTFAHELGHILGMRHDGIYCRCNRRSCIMDEFHSNSDMFSNCSYSDYFKLRNTDCLLIPPDHDKIYKVKYCGNRIVENGEQCDCGSKADCETDRCCQSNCRLRSGAICAFGLCCAKCQYAPAQSICRDNTSICDLPEYCNGTSEWCPKDVYVQDGAPCDENAYCYNGNCTTHVRQCKMIFGKKATVASESCFRNLNAEGDRFGNCGLNQGTYTRCHSDNILCGRIQCENIRKLPSLEEHSTIIQSSIGNKECWSTDYHGGMRIADIGAVRDGTPCGMDRMCIDRQCLDVSLLKYDCNVTECHNRGICNTQKHCHCDYGWDPPNCENKGYGGSIDSGPPPPWNRALNNRKHNLFGFIFFLSPLVIVVVLGLFFKAQLMHRCSTLREWVHPGVKSKCNSTENCQS; this is encoded by the coding sequence ATGTTGAATAAATCTTCCCAGCTGCTGCTGATTTTATGGAATGTTCTCAATGAGATGGAAAGTCAGACACCACCACAGGGTTTTAGGTATGCTTCCTATGAAGTGACCATTCCAAGGAAAGTGATGCCAAGGTATGGACAACAAGAGGCACTAGAGGTCACCTACCATTTGCAAATTGAAGGCAGGGGTCACATGGTGCACCTTCGCCAAAAGAAGAGCTTTGCTCCTAAAAACATTCCGGTCTTGACCTACTCTAAGCAAGGAGAACTCCAGGTGGATTATCCATTCATTCGGAACAACTGTTTCTACCAGGGTTATATAAAGGGAAAACTCTCTTCTTTGGCTGCCATCAGCACTTGTTCAGGGGGACTTAGGGGTCTATTTCAATTAGAAAACAACACCTATGAGATTGAACCTGTCCAGGCCTCTCCTAACTTTCAACATGTAGTGTATCgattggaagaaaaggagggtgaTGTAAAAATGAAATGTGGAGTAACAGAAGAAGAGCAAAACCACCAGGAGAGCATGATGCCAAACACAGAGAATGAACTAACCAAAAGTAATTCCAGAAGTGACTGGTGGGCACACACCAGGTATGTGAAGGTAGCAATTGTGATAGAACATGAACGATATTTGAAATTTGACAAAAATGAAACTGTTATTGGTATACAAGTTCTGGATATTGTCCATATTGCAGATGCATTTTATGAACCACTTTCTGTTAAGGTATCTGTTGCTGGATTAGAAATCTGGACAGAAAAAAATCTCATATATATTGCTGATAGCATAATGAAAACTTTCAATTCTTTTGCCATATGGAGAAGAAATTCACTTAGTAAGCGTCTAGAAAATGATGCAGCCCATTTATTTGTATACAAATATTTTGGAAGGACACTAGGACTAGCACCTATAGGAACAATTTGTGATAAGACAGGAGCATCTGCTGTAGCTTCATATGTGGATTAcactttattatatttttctgtcacatttgccCATGAATTAGGACATATTCTTGGAATGAGACATGATGGTATTTACTGTAGGTGTAATCGGCGTTCTTGTATCATGGATGAATTTCACTCAAACAGTGATATGTTTAGCAATTGCAGTTACAGTGACTATTTCAAACTAAGGAATACAGATTGTTTGTTAATTCCACCAGATCAtgataaaatatataaagtcaaataTTGTGGAAACAGAATAGTAGAAAACGGAGAACAATGTGACTGTGGTTCCAAAGCCGACTGTGAAACTGATCGATGTTGTCAGTCTAACTGTAGATTGCGTTCAGGTGCTATTTGTGCTTTTGGACTGTGCTGTGCAAAATGTCAATATGCTCCAGCTCAATCTATTTGTAGAGATAATACTAGTATTTGTGATCTTCCTGAGTATTGCAATGGTACTTCTGAGTGGTGTCCTAAAGATGTTTATGTACAAGATGGTGCCCCATGCGATGAAAATGCATACTGTTATAATGGAAATTGTACTACTCATGTTAGGCAATGTAAAATGATATTTGGAAAGAAAGCCACAGTTGCTTCTGAGAGTTGCTTCAGAAACTTAAATGCAGAAGGCGATCGTTTTGGTAACTGTGGCCTGAACCAGGGCACTTACACAAGATGTCATTCTGATAATATCCTGTGTGGCCGAATCCAGTGTGAAAATATCCGTAAGTTACCTTCTCTGGAGGAACATAGCACCATAATTCAATCATCCATTGGCAATAAAGAGTGCTGGAGTACAGACTATCATGGTGGAATGAGGATAGCTGATATCGGAGCTGTGAGGGATGGCACACCTTGTGGCATGGACAGGATGTGCATTGACAGGCAGTGCCTCGATGTGTCCCTCTTGAAATATGACTGTAATGTCACAGAGTGTCATAATCGAGGAATATGCAACACTCAAAAACATTGTCATTGTGATTATGGCTGGGACCCTCCAAACTGTGAAAATAAAGGCTATGGAGGCAGCATTGACAGTGGCCCCCCTCCACCATGGAATCGTGCTTTGAACAACAGAAAACACAATTTATTTGGatttatattttttctttctccacttgttattgttgttgtcctGGGTCTATTTTTCAAGGCACAGTTAATGCATCGGTGTTCAACACTGAGGGAATGGGTCCACCCAGGAGTCAAATCAAAATGTAATTCTACAGAAAACTGCCAAAGTTGA